In Zea mays cultivar B73 chromosome 7, Zm-B73-REFERENCE-NAM-5.0, whole genome shotgun sequence, the following proteins share a genomic window:
- the LOC103632245 gene encoding sigma intracellular receptor 2 isoform X2 → MAVAVDAVAALFSLVMAVGAPLFDSQVVLPLSLYPAPLVDVYRWFVAEFDNYIVADRPPFFRGLVWLDLAFLWPVSLANLYGILARRRWSATTSLMAGVHMLTYLSAMFGEMLGSGRATPKLLGLYVLFLVFAVASVARGLCSRSAQATPAAGPSPVLAAPKKRV, encoded by the exons ATGGCGGTGGCGGTGGACGCGGTGGCGGCTCTCTTCTCGCTGGTCATGGCCGTCGGGGCGCCGCTGTTCGACTCGCAGGTCGTGCTCCCGCTCAGCCTCTACCCGGCGCCGCTGGTGGACGTGTACCGGTGGTTCGTCGCCGAGTTCGACAACTACATCGTGGCCGACCGGCCGCCGTTCTTCCGCGGCCTCGTCTGGCTCGACCTCGCCTTCCTCTGGCCGGTCAGCCTCGCCAACCTCTACGGCATCCTCGCGCGCCGACGCTGGTCCGCCACCACCTCCCTCATGGCCGGTGTCCACATGCTCACCTACCTG TCCGCAATGTTTGGGGAGATGCTGGGTTCAGGGAGAGCAACGCCGAAGCTGCTCGGGTTGTACGTTCTGTTCCTTGTCTTTGCTGTAGCTTCAGTTGCGCGTGGCCTCTGCTCCCGCTCAGCACAGGCTACACCGGCGGCAGGTCCATCGCCTGTACTTGCTGCTCCGAAGAAGAGGGTTTAG
- the LOC103632245 gene encoding uncharacterized protein isoform X1 has protein sequence MECNKEEASRAKDLALVKLQEADYAGAKRIALKAQKLFSGLENISQLLTVCEVHCCAAIKINGETDWYSVLQVETTADDILLKKQYRKLALLLHPDKNKFVGAEAAFKLIGEAHMILTDKVKRSRHDSKRNPVIPKSAPKKRGRPSKETDYVAKRANKENTDAVYSTFWTICTTCGTKYQYPYSLLMKVLLCQVCSKSFFAYDLSKKPFVRVDASNPWSGIGMRHKMFPNQQHNYQSVPTQQNPVTGRQTPVPDQKQQPRNVSGKQTPGINQQQRSQKFPFSSRPKNVVNSHPWGGFGRQQEMCPLSQPTHVSDQKPYYQRAPGQQNPVNGHQTLVTDHQQHSLNTQQQSTNPPCNPGSKNVVNSQGAAFQNSNATANSNLTDEAGACNREKITRPSFNDEDRTKSQVANSDKVHLVNKQMKGNKVATGSSHPVAINGSQVARKDVLTAACADKTSGQHPCIASQQRNSVIVEDGSDGCGKVSDHLPNSSTKKRIRKDHSSYTAGKSDHTTENEVAEANSQHKYSIPSKEKITNEKEVISGLNLDVLQGTKRKQQTSSGSGSDAAAKSVNHSIPCNVTVSCPDPDFYDFEKNRDADRFTVDQIWAVYDDLEGMPRYYARIKQVYSPNFMLQFTWLEYDPLCDAEKEWSSKELPVACGNFRVGRTLLTEDTKMFSHVVSWTKGRKRNRYEIYPKKGEVWALFRGWDINWVSDSDDHRHHDYDIVEITSDFAMGLGTYVIPLVKIKGFVSLFVRSSSEAPFLIPSGNTLSFSHSIPFHRLVENGRQHIPTGALELDTASLPSDLEKAFTPVNLDNSFMSTGSGSTPCNVSSTSSCEVPVGKTEQTQDGTGTGVKDGVEKLNQNTKVEQDNGSEASTIDDCGDGWNDSSPPGSPAGFHYPDTEFCSFTSLRSFDKFKKGQVWALYCDTDKFPKYYGLVKSVDSEDCTVHIRWLEHCPREQVEEHLAQDGLSIGCGLFEVSRQSETYDCTEVFSHSVEVTGKGKRYEILPCAGQVWAVYKDWSRTWSFEDYSRCEYLLVEVMEVSDGDITVSCLTKAEGFSTVFMQEQNGKSRRIARSDLTMFSHQVPAYRLTDETGDLCGYWELDPASLPEVLLVRKTK, from the coding sequence ATGGAGTGCAACAAGGAAGAAGCTTCAAGAGCTAAGGATTTAGCTTTGGTaaagctgcaagaagcagactaTGCTGGTGCTAAAAGGATTGCCCTCAAGGCTCAAAAGCTTTTCTCTGGCCTTGAAAATATTTCTCAGCTGTTAACTGTTTGTGAAGTTCACTGCTGTGCTGCTATTAAGATCAACGGGGAGACTGACTGGTATAGTGTCCTTCAAGTAGAAACAACTGCAGATGACATATTACTCAAAAAACAGTACCGCAAACTTGCTCTCTTACTCCATCCAGATAAGAACAAGTTTGTGGGTGCTGAAGCTGCCTTTAAGCTAATTGGAGAAGCTCACATGATACTGACAGACAAAGTAAAACGTTCACGTCATGACTCAAAAAGGAACCCAGTTATTCCAAAATCTGCACCAAAGAAGCGTGGACGACCATCAAAGGAAACTGATTATGTTGCTAAGAGGGCCAATAAGGAAAATACTGATGCTGTATATTCAACTTTCTGgaccatttgcaccacttgtggaACCAAATACCAGTACCCATATAGTTTGTTGATGAAAGTTCTCTTGTGCCAGGTCTgctcaaagagtttctttgcttaTGATTTGTCTAAGAAACCGTTTGTCAGAGTGGATGCATCAAATCCATGGAGTGGAATTGGGATGCGACACAAAATGTTTCCCAACCAACAACACAATTACCAGAGTGTTCCTACTCAGCAAAATCCTGTCACTGGTCGTCAAACTCCTGTCCCCGACCAGAAACAGCAACCTCGGAATGTCTCTGGTAAGCAAACTCCAGGCATTAACCAGCAACAACGATCACAGAAATTCCCTTTCAGTTCAAGGCCAAAGAATGTGGTAAATTCTCATCCATGGGGTGGATTTGGTAGGCAACAGGAAATGTGTCCTCTGAGTCAACCCACACATGTATCTGACCAAAAACCCTACTATCAAAGGGCCCCTGGCCAGCAAAACCCTGTCAATGGTCATCAAACTCTTGTCACTGACCATCAACAGCATTCTCTGAATACCCAGCAACAATCTACAAACCCCCCTTGCAATCCAGGATCAAAGAATGTAGTGAATTCTCAAGGGGCAGCCTTCCAGAATAGTAATGCAACTGCAAACAGTAACCTTACGGATGAAGCTGGGGCTTGTAATAGAGAAAAGATTACAAGGCCATCATTCAATGATGAAGATAGAACTAAATCACAGGTTGCAAATTCTGATAAAGTTCATCTAGTAAACAAGCAAATGAAGGGAAACAAGGTAGCTACAGGATCCAGTCATCCTGTTGCCATAAATGGTAGCCAAGTTGCTAGGAAAGATGTTCTTACTGCCGCATGTGCAGATAAAACATCTGGGCAGCATCCTTGTATAGCAAGCCAGCAGAGAAATAGTGTCATTGTTGAAGATGGGTCTGATGGTTGTGGAAAGGTTAGTGATCATCTTCCTAACTCTTCGACAAAGAAAAGGATAAGAAAAGACCATTCTTCCTATACTGCTGGCAAAAGTGATCATACAACAGAAAATGAAGTTGCTGAAGCAAACAGCCAACACAAATATAGTATTCCAAGCAAAGAGAAGATAACAaatgaaaaagaagtgatcagTGGATTAAATCTTGATGTGTTGCAAGGAACAAAAAGAAAACAACAAACAAGTTCTGGAAGTGGAAGTGATGCTGCTGCTAAATCTGTAAACCATAGTATTCCCTGCAATGTTACAGTTTCATGTCCAGATCCAGACTTCTACGACTTTGAGAAAAATAGGGATGCAGATCGATTCACAGTTGATCAGATATGGGCAGTTTATGATGATCTTGAAGGCATGCCAAGATACTATGCTCGAATTAAGCAGGTCTACTCTCCAAACTTCATGTTGCAGTTCACATGGCTAGAGTATGATCCTTTGTGTGATGCTGAGAAGGAATGGTCTTCTAAGGAGCTGCCTGTTGCTTGTGGAAATTTCAGAGTTGGAAGAACACTCTTGACTGAAGACACTAAGATGTTTTCTCATGTTGTCTCTTGGACAAAAGGAAGGAAGAGGAACAGATATGAGATTTATCCTAAGAAAGGCGAAGTCTGGGCACTTTTCAGGGGATGGGACATCAACTGGGTTTCAGATTCCGACGATCATAGGCACCATGATTATGATATTGTTGAAATCACCTCAGACTTTGCTATGGGTTTAGGCACTTATGTGATTCCCTTGGTAAAGATCAAAGGTTTTGTCAGCTTATTTGTTCGATCAAGCAGTGAAGCACCATTTCTGATACCTAGTGGCAACACCCTTAGTTTCTCGCACAGCATCCCTTTCCACAGGTTGGTGGAAAATGGCAGGCAACATATCCCAACCGGTGCTCTTGAGCTGGACACTGCATCACTACCTTCTGATTTGGAGAAAGCGTTTACTCCTGTGAACCTCGACAACAGTTTTATGAGCACCGGAAGTGGTAGCACTCCATGCAATGTTTCATCTACTAGCTCCTGCGAAGTGCCGGTTGGAAAGACCGAACAGACTCAGGATGGTACTGGTACAGGTGTGAAGGATGGAGTCGAGAAGCTGAATCAGAATACAAAGGTCGAACAAGACAACGGCTCAGAAGCTTCAACGATTGATGACTGTGGCGATGGGTGGAACGACAGCTCTCCGCCAGGATCTCCAGCTGGGTTTCATTACCCTGACACGGAGTTTTGCAGCTTCACTAGCCTGAGATCATTCGACAAGTTCAAGAAAGGGCAAGTTTGGGCACTGTACTGCGACACCGACAAGTTCCCAAAGTACTACGGTTTGGTAAAGAGCGTCGATTCAGAAGACTGCACAGTCCACATAAGGTGGCTGGAGCACTGTCCGCGCGAACAAGTGGAGGAGCACCTGGCACAagacggcctgtccattggctgtGGGTTATTCGAAGTCAGCAGGCAGAGTGAGACCTACGACTGCACAGAAGTCTTCTCTCACAGTGTGGAGGTGACGGGTAAAGGGAAAAGATATGAGATCCTTCCGTGTGCTGGCCAGGTGTGGGCTGTATACAAGGACTGGAGCCGCACATGGAGCTTCGAAGATTACAGTAGATGCGAGTATCTTCTGGTCGAGGTCATGGAGGTTTCTGATGGTGATATAACAGTGTCGTGCCTTACTAAAGCGGAGGGCTTTAGCACTGTGTTCATGCAAGAGCAGAACGGTAAATCCAGGAGAATAGCAAGGAGTGACTTGACTATGTTCTCTCATCAGGTTCCTGCCTACCGCTTGACAGACGAAACTGGCGATCTTTGTGGTTACTGGGAGCTTGATCCTGCGTCTTTACCGGAAGTTTTGCTGGTCAGGAAGACCAAGTGA